The proteins below come from a single Zea mays cultivar B73 chromosome 8, Zm-B73-REFERENCE-NAM-5.0, whole genome shotgun sequence genomic window:
- the LOC103636410 gene encoding G-type lectin S-receptor-like serine/threonine-protein kinase At2g19130 isoform X2 yields MCVAEGVFIHSLSLSPAPVRYPVSRLEAALQRPAAMATRAGRLPTTPAPALLLLLAFPFLLQGVLPSRAGDTVAAGRPLSGGQSLVSKRGKFRLGFFRPGATDNSSQRWYLGIWYNQLSVHTTVWVANRGTPISDPESSQLSISKDGNMVVLDHSRSSTAVWSTNVTTGVSSTSTVGVIRDNGNLVLADASNTSAVLWQSFDHSGDTWLPGGKLGRNKRTGEVTRLVAWKGRDDPTPSLFALELDPRGSSQYLLNWNDSERYWTSGNWTGTAFAAVPEMTSTGASPVSDYTFGYVDGANESYFTYDVADESVVTRFQVDVTGQIQFLTWVAAAAQWVLFWSEPKRQCDVYAVCGPFGLCTENALPSCTCPRGFRERDLAEWMQDDHTAGCARNTALQPCGAGAAARDGQKRRRDDDRFYTMPDVRLPSDARSAAAASAHDCELACLRNCSCTAYSYSGGCSLWYGDLINLQDTTSAGSGTGGGSISIRLAASEFSSNGNTKKLVIGLVVAGSSFVAAVTAIVLATVLVLRNRRIKSLRTVQGSLVAFTYRDLQLVTNNFSEKLGGGAFGSVFKGVLPDATLVAVKKLEGVRQGEKQFRAEVSTIGTIQHVNLIRLLGFCSEGSRRLLVYEHMPSGSLDRHLFDRDQQPGVLSWDARYQIALGVARGLDYLHEKCRDCIIHCDIKPENILLDDAFVPRVADFGLAKLMGRDFSRVLTTMRGTVGYLAPEWIAGTAVTTKADVFSYGMMLFEIISGRRNVGQRADGTVDFFPSTAVNRLLDGDVRSAVDSQLGGNADVAEVERACKVACWCVQDAESLRPSMGMVVQVLEGLVDVNAPPVPRSLMVLADPSKYAVEFFSGLPST; encoded by the exons ATGTGTGTGGCCGAGGGAGTCTTTATTCATTCCCTCTCGCTTTCTCCAGCTCCTGTTCGGTATCCCGTTTCTCGCTTGGAGGCTGCCCTGCAGCGGCCAGCAGCCATGGCGACTCGCGCCGGACGACTGCCCACCACTCCGGCGCCCGCTCTTCTGCTCCTCCTCGCCTTCCCGTTTCTGCTGCAGGGAGTTCTTCCGTCGCGAGCCGGGGACACCGTCGCCGCCGGCCGCCCGCTGTCCGGCGGACAGAGCCTCGTGTCCAAGCGTGGCAAGTTCAGGCTCGGATTCTTCCGCCCAG GTGCAACAGACAACTCGAGCCAGCGCTGGTACCTGGGCATCTGGTACAACCAGCTCTCGGTGCACACCACGGTGTGGGTGGCGAACCGGGGGACGCCCATCTCCGACCCGGAGTCCTCGCAGCTATCTATCTCCAAGGACGGCAACATGGTCGTCCTCGACCACAGCAGGTCGTCTACCGCCGTCTGGTCCACCAACGTCACCACCGGCGTCTCCTCCACGTCCACGGTCGGCGTCATCCGCGACAACGGCAACCTCGTCCTGGCGGACGCGTCCAACACTTCCGCGGTGCTGTGGCAGAGCTTCGACCACTCGGGCGACACGTGGCTCCCCGGCGGGAAGCTGGGCCGGAACAAGCGCACGGGCGAGGTCACGCGCCTCGTGGCGTGGAAGGGGCGCGACGACCCGACGCCGAGCCTGTTCGCGCTGGAGCTGGACCCGCGCGGCTCCAGCCAGTACCTGCTCAACTGGAACGACAGCGAGCGGTACTGGACCAGCGGCAACTGGACGGGGACGGCGTTCGCTGCCGTGCCGGAGATGACGTCCACCGGCGCGTCGCCCGTGTCCGACTACACCTTCGGCTACGTCGACGGCGCCAACGAGAGCTACTTCACCTACGACGTCGCGGACGAGTCGGTGGTGACGCGGTTCCAGGTGGACGTGACGGGGCAGATCCAGTTCCTCACGTGGGTGGCGGCCGCCGCCCAGTGGGTGCTCTTCTGGTCGGAGCCCAAGCGGCAGTGCGACGTGTACGCGGTGTGCGGGCCCTTCGGCCTGTGCACCGAGAACGCGCTGCCGTCCTGCACCTGCCCCCGGGGGTTCCGGGAGCGCGACCTGGCCGAGTGGATGCAGGACGACCACACCGCGGGATGCGCCAGGAACACCGCACTCCAGCCTtgcggcgccggcgccgccgcTCGAGACGGGCAGAAGCGCCGCAGGGACGACGATAGGTTCTACACGATGCCCGACGTGAGGCTGCCGAGCGACGCGCGGAGCGCGGCGGCCGCGAGCGCTCACGACTGCGAGCTCGCGTGCCTCCGCAACTGCTCTTGCACCGCTTACTCCTACAGCGGCGGCTGCTCGCTGTGGTATGGGGACCTCATCAACCTTCAGGACACGACGAGCGCTGGCAGTGGCACCGGAGGCGGCAGCATCTCGATCCGCCTCGCTGCCTCCGAGTTCTCTAGCAACGGGAACACCAAGAAACTGGTCATCGGGCTCGTCGTCGCGGGCTCCTCCTTCGTCGCCGCAGTCACCGCCATCGTTCTGGCTACCGTCCTCGTTCTAAGGAACCGAAGGATCAAGTCGTTGAGGACGGTCCAAGGATCCCTGGTGGCGTTCACGTACCGCGACCTGCAGCTGGTGACCAACAACTTCTCGGAGAAGCTCGGCGGCGGCGCCTTCGGGTCCGTGTTCAAAGGGGTGCTGCCTGACGCAACGCTCGTGGCGGTCAAGAAGCTGGAAGGCGTTCGGCAGGGGGAGAAACAGTTCCGCGCCGAGGTGAGCACGATCGGCACGATCCAGCACGTGAACCTGATCAGGCTGCTCGGGTTCTGCTCCGAGGGGTCGAGGCGGCTCCTCGTCTACGAGCACATGCCAAGCGGCTCTCTGGACAGGCATCTGTTCGATCGGGACCAGCAGCCGGGTGTCCTGAGCTGGGACGCCAGGTACCAGATCGCTCTCGGGGTCGCGAGGGGGCTGGACTACCTGCACGAGAAATGCAGGGACTGCATCATCCACTGTGACATCAAGCCCGAGAACATCCTCCTGGACGACGCGTTCGTCCCCAGAGTCGCCGACTTCGGGCTCGCCAAGCTCATGGGTCGCGACTTCAGCCGCGTGCTCACCACCATGCGGGGCACGGTGGGGTACCTGGCGCCCGAGTGGATCGCCGGCACGGCCGTCACCACCAAGGCGGACGTGTTCAGCTACGGCATGATGCTGTTCGAGATCATCTCGGGCCGGAGGAATGTCGGCCAGCGGGCGGACGGCACGGTGGACTTCTTCCCGTCCACGGCCGTCAACCGGCTCCTCGACGGCGACGTGAGGAGCGCGGTGGACAGCCAGCTCGGCGGCAACGCGGACGTGGCCGAGGTGGAGCGGGCCTGCAAGGTGGCGTGCTGGTGCGTGCAGGACGCGGAGAGCTTGCGCCCGAGTATGGGGATGGTGGTGCAGGTTCTGGAGGGGCTGGTCGACGTCAATGCCCCGCCCGTCCCGAGGTCGCTCATGGTGCTCGCCGATCCGTCCAAGTACGCCGTTGAGTTCTTCTCAGGTTTGCCGTCGACCTGA
- the LOC103636410 gene encoding G-type lectin S-receptor-like serine/threonine-protein kinase At2g19130 isoform X1 yields the protein MCVAEGVFIHSLSLSPAPVRYPVSRLEAALQRPAAMATRAGRLPTTPAPALLLLLAFPFLLQGVLPSRAGDTVAAGRPLSGGQSLVSKRGKFRLGFFRPDNSSQRWYLGIWYNQLSVHTTVWVANRGTPISDPESSQLSISKDGNMVVLDHSRSSTAVWSTNVTTGVSSTSTVGVIRDNGNLVLADASNTSAVLWQSFDHSGDTWLPGGKLGRNKRTGEVTRLVAWKGRDDPTPSLFALELDPRGSSQYLLNWNDSERYWTSGNWTGTAFAAVPEMTSTGASPVSDYTFGYVDGANESYFTYDVADESVVTRFQVDVTGQIQFLTWVAAAAQWVLFWSEPKRQCDVYAVCGPFGLCTENALPSCTCPRGFRERDLAEWMQDDHTAGCARNTALQPCGAGAAARDGQKRRRDDDRFYTMPDVRLPSDARSAAAASAHDCELACLRNCSCTAYSYSGGCSLWYGDLINLQDTTSAGSGTGGGSISIRLAASEFSSNGNTKKLVIGLVVAGSSFVAAVTAIVLATVLVLRNRRIKSLRTVQGSLVAFTYRDLQLVTNNFSEKLGGGAFGSVFKGVLPDATLVAVKKLEGVRQGEKQFRAEVSTIGTIQHVNLIRLLGFCSEGSRRLLVYEHMPSGSLDRHLFDRDQQPGVLSWDARYQIALGVARGLDYLHEKCRDCIIHCDIKPENILLDDAFVPRVADFGLAKLMGRDFSRVLTTMRGTVGYLAPEWIAGTAVTTKADVFSYGMMLFEIISGRRNVGQRADGTVDFFPSTAVNRLLDGDVRSAVDSQLGGNADVAEVERACKVACWCVQDAESLRPSMGMVVQVLEGLVDVNAPPVPRSLMVLADPSKYAVEFFSGLPST from the exons ATGTGTGTGGCCGAGGGAGTCTTTATTCATTCCCTCTCGCTTTCTCCAGCTCCTGTTCGGTATCCCGTTTCTCGCTTGGAGGCTGCCCTGCAGCGGCCAGCAGCCATGGCGACTCGCGCCGGACGACTGCCCACCACTCCGGCGCCCGCTCTTCTGCTCCTCCTCGCCTTCCCGTTTCTGCTGCAGGGAGTTCTTCCGTCGCGAGCCGGGGACACCGTCGCCGCCGGCCGCCCGCTGTCCGGCGGACAGAGCCTCGTGTCCAAGCGTGGCAAGTTCAGGCTCGGATTCTTCCGCCCAG ACAACTCGAGCCAGCGCTGGTACCTGGGCATCTGGTACAACCAGCTCTCGGTGCACACCACGGTGTGGGTGGCGAACCGGGGGACGCCCATCTCCGACCCGGAGTCCTCGCAGCTATCTATCTCCAAGGACGGCAACATGGTCGTCCTCGACCACAGCAGGTCGTCTACCGCCGTCTGGTCCACCAACGTCACCACCGGCGTCTCCTCCACGTCCACGGTCGGCGTCATCCGCGACAACGGCAACCTCGTCCTGGCGGACGCGTCCAACACTTCCGCGGTGCTGTGGCAGAGCTTCGACCACTCGGGCGACACGTGGCTCCCCGGCGGGAAGCTGGGCCGGAACAAGCGCACGGGCGAGGTCACGCGCCTCGTGGCGTGGAAGGGGCGCGACGACCCGACGCCGAGCCTGTTCGCGCTGGAGCTGGACCCGCGCGGCTCCAGCCAGTACCTGCTCAACTGGAACGACAGCGAGCGGTACTGGACCAGCGGCAACTGGACGGGGACGGCGTTCGCTGCCGTGCCGGAGATGACGTCCACCGGCGCGTCGCCCGTGTCCGACTACACCTTCGGCTACGTCGACGGCGCCAACGAGAGCTACTTCACCTACGACGTCGCGGACGAGTCGGTGGTGACGCGGTTCCAGGTGGACGTGACGGGGCAGATCCAGTTCCTCACGTGGGTGGCGGCCGCCGCCCAGTGGGTGCTCTTCTGGTCGGAGCCCAAGCGGCAGTGCGACGTGTACGCGGTGTGCGGGCCCTTCGGCCTGTGCACCGAGAACGCGCTGCCGTCCTGCACCTGCCCCCGGGGGTTCCGGGAGCGCGACCTGGCCGAGTGGATGCAGGACGACCACACCGCGGGATGCGCCAGGAACACCGCACTCCAGCCTtgcggcgccggcgccgccgcTCGAGACGGGCAGAAGCGCCGCAGGGACGACGATAGGTTCTACACGATGCCCGACGTGAGGCTGCCGAGCGACGCGCGGAGCGCGGCGGCCGCGAGCGCTCACGACTGCGAGCTCGCGTGCCTCCGCAACTGCTCTTGCACCGCTTACTCCTACAGCGGCGGCTGCTCGCTGTGGTATGGGGACCTCATCAACCTTCAGGACACGACGAGCGCTGGCAGTGGCACCGGAGGCGGCAGCATCTCGATCCGCCTCGCTGCCTCCGAGTTCTCTAGCAACGGGAACACCAAGAAACTGGTCATCGGGCTCGTCGTCGCGGGCTCCTCCTTCGTCGCCGCAGTCACCGCCATCGTTCTGGCTACCGTCCTCGTTCTAAGGAACCGAAGGATCAAGTCGTTGAGGACGGTCCAAGGATCCCTGGTGGCGTTCACGTACCGCGACCTGCAGCTGGTGACCAACAACTTCTCGGAGAAGCTCGGCGGCGGCGCCTTCGGGTCCGTGTTCAAAGGGGTGCTGCCTGACGCAACGCTCGTGGCGGTCAAGAAGCTGGAAGGCGTTCGGCAGGGGGAGAAACAGTTCCGCGCCGAGGTGAGCACGATCGGCACGATCCAGCACGTGAACCTGATCAGGCTGCTCGGGTTCTGCTCCGAGGGGTCGAGGCGGCTCCTCGTCTACGAGCACATGCCAAGCGGCTCTCTGGACAGGCATCTGTTCGATCGGGACCAGCAGCCGGGTGTCCTGAGCTGGGACGCCAGGTACCAGATCGCTCTCGGGGTCGCGAGGGGGCTGGACTACCTGCACGAGAAATGCAGGGACTGCATCATCCACTGTGACATCAAGCCCGAGAACATCCTCCTGGACGACGCGTTCGTCCCCAGAGTCGCCGACTTCGGGCTCGCCAAGCTCATGGGTCGCGACTTCAGCCGCGTGCTCACCACCATGCGGGGCACGGTGGGGTACCTGGCGCCCGAGTGGATCGCCGGCACGGCCGTCACCACCAAGGCGGACGTGTTCAGCTACGGCATGATGCTGTTCGAGATCATCTCGGGCCGGAGGAATGTCGGCCAGCGGGCGGACGGCACGGTGGACTTCTTCCCGTCCACGGCCGTCAACCGGCTCCTCGACGGCGACGTGAGGAGCGCGGTGGACAGCCAGCTCGGCGGCAACGCGGACGTGGCCGAGGTGGAGCGGGCCTGCAAGGTGGCGTGCTGGTGCGTGCAGGACGCGGAGAGCTTGCGCCCGAGTATGGGGATGGTGGTGCAGGTTCTGGAGGGGCTGGTCGACGTCAATGCCCCGCCCGTCCCGAGGTCGCTCATGGTGCTCGCCGATCCGTCCAAGTACGCCGTTGAGTTCTTCTCAGGTTTGCCGTCGACCTGA